Genomic DNA from Segatella copri:
ATCGGGAAATTGCAGTATCTTTGCACTGTCGTTCGAAGAAAGGTTGCACTTGACAAAGCGCACCCCCAAAAGTTAACAATCAATATTTTATTAACCCTTTAAAAATTTAAGATCATGGAAGTAAAAGGAACATTGAAATATCGTAAAGTACAGCGCACACCTCAGACTGGTGAAAACGCAGGTAAGAAGAAGTGGTATGCTACTTCGGTAACCGACCGCGAAGTGGACTTCGAGGGATTCGTATCGCATATCTCCGACCACGGCTCGCCTTACTCTCGTGGTACCATCCACGGTGTGCTGATGGATGCACTCGACCATCTGCAGGAGCTGATTCTCGACGGCAAGAGCGTGCGTCTCTCTGACCTCGGATTGTTCTCCATCGGTATGAGCTCCAAGGCGGAGGATACCAAGGAGAAGGTGACGGCTGCCAGCGTGGAAGGCGTGCACCTGATTGTGAGAAACACGAAGAGCTGGAGCAATACTGAGCTGCGCAAGAAGTGCAAGATTCAGGAGTACGGCGGCTATATCGGCACCGACGGAGAGGGCACCACAGGCGGTGGTACTACCGGTGGCGGCACTGAACAGGGCGGCGGCTCTGACACCAGCCAGGGCGGCTCAGGTACTACCGGCGGCGGTACTGAGCAGGGCGGCGATGGGCTTGAATAAAGCCCTCGCCTGAGGGCGGCAAGTAGAAAGCTTACGTATCCCCCAAGTTAACATTAATACTTAACATTAAAAATAAAAATAAAGATGATGAAAGCAAATACCTGGAAAACGATTTTGCAGATTGCAATCTCCTTCCTCACAGCCATCGCTACTACGCTCGGAGTTACCAGCTGTACTCTTTAAAGGTAAAAAAGTAAAAAGGTAAAAAAAAAGATGTTTTTTAAATTTTGATTCGACATAGCAAAGCCCCCGGTGCATCACGCATCGGGGGCTTTTTTAAAACCCTTTAAGCAGTCGGCTACCCATATACGGTATTTCGCCGTACATGGTACACTAACTAGTTAATAGTCAACACTTTGCAAACAAATATTATTAAACAATTTTTAAAAATTCTATCTCTTTACAGCCCCTCTTATCACGAACCAGGCATGAACTGCAAGGGTGGGAAGAAGGCCGTAATGGGTGCGCATCACCTGAAAACGCTCCTTCAGGGAGGCTTTGTGGTTCTGCGTGGTCATGCCACCATCCAGAAAATGGGTGAGGACGGCATGGACGTTGCGCAACGGCAACTTGCGGCGAGATGACTCCCGCATGATGCGGATGCACCAGTCTACATCTGCCGAATAACGGTAGTGCAGATCGTAATGAATCTCACGGGCTATGTCTGTACGGGCATAGAATGACTGGTGGCATACCAGCATGCCCCAGATGAACGAACGCCACGTGAGCTTCTTGGGTGGGGCCAGGCGGCGATGACGCAGGAAATGGCCCATCTCGTCCACGATATCGGTATCGCCGTAAAGTACGCCAGGCAGTAATTCTCCTTCGCCTACACAGCCTTCTACATATTCCAGCGTATCGGCTGTAGGAAAGGTGTCACCGGCATTCATGAACACCAGGTAATCGCCCGTAGCACGGTCGATGCTCTTGTTCATGGCATCATAAAGTCCCTTGTCGGGTTCTGATATCACCACGATTTCGTGCGAGCTCTCGCCTACTGCATTGCGATGCTGATATGCCTTCACCAGCTGGAGGGTACGGTCGCGGGAACCGCCATCCATGATGATGTGCTCGATGTTGCAGTAGGTCTGGCGCTGCACGCTGTCGAGGGTACGCTGCAACTCCTTCTCGGCATTATATGTACAGGTTACGACGGTGAACTTAATCATAACTTATAGTTTTTGTAGGCCATCGCCTCGTTATAAACTTCAATATATTTCAATGCTACGGCATGCTGCGAATAGTTCTGTGCTACCTTCTGCAGACATGCCTGCTTCAGAGCCGCCCTGTCGGCCTCTTCGAGTACCCAGTGGATGCCACTCGCCAGGTCTTCGGTATCGCGATAGTTAGCTACGTAGCCGTTCTGCTGATGGTCTATCATCTCCGGTATACCTCCTACCCTGAAACCGATGCTCGGCACGCCGCACGCCATCGACTCCATGATGGTGTTAGGGAGGTTATCTTCGAGCGATGGCAGCACAAAGGCATCGGCAGAATTGTAGATTGCCACAATCTGCTTCTCATCGCTGACATAGCCGAGCGAATAGGACGGCAGGGTGAGGTTCACTTCCTCGGAATGGCCGCCCAGGATGGCGATGGCGGTATTCTCCTTCATCTCGGGATAGCGCGCTACCAGCCGGTCGATGGCTTCGATGAAATAACGCATGCCCTTGCGCCCGTCGGTTACGCGCTGGGATACGAAGAGGATGATATGCTTGTCGGCTGGCAGACCGGCACGCAGACGCGCCTCTGCCTGATTCTGCGGACAGAACACGTGGGTATCTATCGGATTCGGGATGTTGGTGATGCGCTGACCTACGAAGAGACCGCTGCCCTTAGCCTGCCGTTCGAGCCAACGGCTACAGGTGACGAAGGAGATGGCGCCGCGATGGTAGAGTTCCTTCTTGCGGCGGAATATCTTTGCTGAGAGGTCGTTCTTGCTGCCTTTATTGGGGAGAAGCGGACAGTTGCCGCAGGCGGAGGCATAGCGGTTGCAGCCACGGGCATAATGGCAGATGCCGGTAGCTGGCCAGAGATCGTGCATGGTCCATACCACCGGTTTGCCGCTGCGGATTATCTTGCGGATGTTCTTGAGTGAGAGCATGCCCTGGTTAATCCAGGAGAGATGGATGACATCTGCCTCCTGAAACTCGCGGAGCCTGGTGATATCGGTACCCGATGTTGCCATGTCTACCTCCCAGAGGCGCTGACGGGAGAAATGGAGATGCCAGAACACGCACCAGCGCTCCCACAGGAAGTTCCACTGCAACCTGAGCGAACGGGGCAGACTGACCACGGTAATGTCTTCTGTCTCCTTGTCGCGTACCAACATCTTTGCCTTAACGCCATTGTTGTTAAGGGCATCCATCAGGCGGTTGGCTGCTACTGCCGCTCCGCCTGTCTTTTCACTTGTATTTACTATGAGTACTCTCATCTGCGTATATTTTTGATACCGCAAAAAGCTGCGTATATTGATTGATACTGCAAAGATAGTACAAATCGGAGACAAAACAAAATAAAAAGGCATGTTTTTTTTCGAGGAAATCGGAAAAGAGAAAACGGAAGGGGGAGAAAGGAGCATAAAAAAACATACCACAACTCTCAACGAGCTGTGGCATGCAATATGTTTAACTTAAAAAATCTAATCAAAATAGTCTCACGACTTTCTCAATTATCGGTTAAACAATCTACCTTAAAACCTAATAACTAAAAACCTAAATCTATTACTACTAACCTAAACAATCTATTAACCTTTTGACGCTGCAAAATTACTACTATTTCGGCTATTCACCAAATATTCAGCCAAGAAAGTGTGACGTTTTTGCATTTTTTTGATATATATCAATCTTTTACCTTTGCACCTGGAAACAAGTTTAAACGAATTGGTTAACGGGTGTTAAGGTGAACTGTATGTCACTCTAGAATATCACTATTTTTTGATTCAGTCCTTCGCCAAGCCAAATGTTTTCTTGTTTCCATTTAATGCTAAAATGTCAATAATATGGATAAGGAACTTTACTTTGGCGTAGATGTCTCCAAGAAGACTCTCGACCTTGCTTATTATGATGGTGAAACCATCGACTGGAAGAATGCTCATATTAAGGTGAGCAATGATGATGCTGGGTTCAAAAAGATTGGCTCCTGGGTCGCAAAGGTAGGAAAAGACTTCGATACCTTTTTGTTCTGTATGGAATATACTGGACTCTATAACCAAAACTTCAGATTATGGCTGGAATCCAAAGAATATATCTATGGTATGGTGGAACCTCGCAAAATGCATCGCTTCGAGCCAGACTTGGATGATGACCAGCGCTCTCTAGACCGTATCAAGACTGATGAACTGGATGCTTTCAGAATAGCAATCTATTGTGAGCAGAACCACAAGAAGATTCTTCGCAATCCCTCCAAACTTCCTTCACCTGTCTATTTCAAGTTGAAGAGATTGCTGGCAGAGCGTAAGCAGAACACCAAGCAGTCAACTCTCTATAAGCAGCAGCTTCATGATATCAGCGCATACGATACAGACTTATCCGTTGAACGCAAGAAACTCCTGCTGAAGAACATGCAGGAAAACCAGAAAGCAATAGACAAAGAGATTGACAGCTACATGAATGAAGATACAAGCATCAGAAAGAATTACAATCTGCTGACCTCCATTCCTGGCATTGGTCGCATCATAGCGTTGGAAACCATTGTATTGACGGAAAATTTCACTGCAATCAGCAATCCTCGCAAATATGCCTGTTACATAGGAATAGCCCCTTTTAAAAAGGAATCTGGTACCTCAGTAAGAAAGAAAACGGGGGTTTCCAAGAAAGGCTTTTCTGAAGCCAAGGCAGACTTATCCATAGCTGTCCTTTCCGCCATAAGGAACAATCCTTCAATAAGAGACTATTGGATACGCAAGAGAAAGGAAAAATGCGGTGGCATCGTGCTCAATGCCGTCAAGTTCAAGCTGGTCCTTCGTATGTTTGCCGTGATAAAGCGTGGAACACCATATGTGGAGACAGATGCATATAAGAACTAAAATGCAGCAAAAGTGAACTATCGCACTTCTTAGAGCATAACTATTTCCCGACTAAGTCTTTTGTCTGCGTTTTTTTCACTACCTTTGCCGGAGCATCTGAAATGGAAGGAACTCCGGACGGGGGTAGTGAACTATTTTGTCTTAGACAAAGACCTTTCCCTGATCTAGTCTCCCCAGCCTGAAATGCCAGGTCAAGTGCCGTTTAGGGAATTAGCCGTGGAAGCTTTTAAAAGATGTGGCTTACCCTGACATAGAGAGCTCCTTCCTACAAAATGCGGTACAAAGGTATGAAAAATAAATCATTTATCGGCATCGACATCTCAAAAAATGTCATTGACGTATCAATTTTCTGTGAAGAAACCCCAATTAAGGACTTTTCTCACGATGTATTCAACAATTCCCGCAAGGGATTTGGCGAAATGTGCACATGGCTCAAGAAGAATCATGTGGTTCTCTCGAACAGTCTCTTCGGAATGGAGTTCACCGGCAGCTATTCCATGGAGCTGGAGAAGTTTCTTAATACCAGGAACTATCAGTTCTGCATGCTCTCCACCCATGTGGTAAAGCATTATCCCATGGGGCCCAAGGACAAGAGCGACAAGATTGACTCTGCCAAGATTGCAGACTTTCTCTATCGCTATAATGGTACTGAATGTGTCAAGCCTTATAATATGCCTGACAAGACCATGCAGAGACTCAAGGCACTGATGAATGAGCGTAAGTTCCTGGTGGAACAGCGTACATGCTTCATGAACAGAAGACAGCTATGCATCACAAAGGAAGATGCCCAGTTATATGATGGCTACATCAAAAAATTCAGCCGTGACATTGAGAACATCGAGTTGGAAGAACAGAAGTTGCTGGCTACAGACGATAGCCTCTTGTCTACTTACAAGAATCTTCTGACAATACCGGGAATAGGCTTCGTCAATGCCATAAATGTCATTGTCATTACCCGAAACTTTACCGCTTTTGAAACAGCAAGGCAATATGCCAGTTATGTCGGCGTGGCACCGCACTTCCGCACTTCAGGCACCAGTGTGAAATGGCGTCCCCGACCTTCAGCACGCTGTGATGGTCAGGCGAAAGCAGATCTATCCATGGCGGCCACAGTTGTTGTACAATATGATGCAGAGTTACAATCATTTTATAACCGTAAATTAGGAGGTAAGCAAGATTCAGACACAAAACGCAAGGCATTGAATGCCGTTAAGTTCAAACTTGTTCTCAGAATGTTCGCTATAGGTAAGCAGAACAGAAAATGGGAACCGTTGGATTCAAAGAGCAGCAATGAAAAACTTGCAATATCATAAGTCCGAAACAAGTGAACTATAGCAGTCTGTGCTACTGCCATTTAGAGTCTTGTAAAGACACAAACACGGATAACTAATTAGGAATCTAGCCACACGCTATTAAAAGAACGAGTTCCGTGTTGATTTGTAACAGAAAAATCATTTTTGACCATTTCTGCTACCGATATTTTAGTGCCTGTATGTTCCAAAATACCTCTTTTGTATTTATTAACACAAAAAGTTGCTCAAAAATTTGGCTATGTCTTAGGAATCAAAAATGAACAAAAGAAACGGAAATTAACAACTTTCTGACACTTTTCCTACATTTTGCTGAATATAAAGCTTCTGCCCTTTCAGGGCGTGCTGCTTGCGTTCTATCCTTTCTGGATAAGAACGGTGGCATAGGCGGAGATGCCCTCCATTCTGCCCGTGAATCCGAGTTTCTCGGTGGTTGTTGCCTTGATGGATATCTGGTCTTCGTCTACCCCCATCACCTCTGCCAGACAGGCTTTCATGGCTGGCACATGCGGGTTGAGTTTAGGGCGTTCGGCACAGACTGTAGCATCGATATTGCCCAGTGTATAGCCCTTGGTAGCTATCAGTTCCATCGTTTTGCAGAGCAGAATCTTAGAATCCACATTCAGTGTCTCTGCTGCCGTATCCGGGAAATGATATCCGATATCACGCATATTGGCGGCACCCAGCAGGGCATCGCAAATGGCATGTATCAGCACATCGGCATCGCTGTGGCCCAGCAATCCCAGTTCATAATCTATCTTGATTCCTCCCAGCCACAAGTCGCGGTTCTCCACCAGCTTGTGGACATCATATCCAAATCCTACACGTATATTCATTACTACTATTATTGAATGTTGAATGTTGAGTGTTGAGTGTTGAATTAGGCTAGCGCCCTTGAGTCTGGCGTGGACCAGCGATAGAATCGCTGGGAACGGAGGCTTTGGCCCGCTAGGCAACTCAACATTCAACATTCAACATTCAACACTATTCATTCAACATTCAACACTATCTTTTAAAGAGGTCCTTCAGTCCATCCATATCAAACGACAGGGTGAAGCGGAGGGTCTGGTCGAGCGGGTTGCTCTTGGCGGTAGCCACCACATAGGCAGCATCGAGCGAGAAGACATTCATCTTGAAACCGGCACCCACGGTGAAGTACTTGCGGTTACCCTTGCTCTGACTCTCGTGATGATAACCGGCACGGAGCGCAAACTTATCATTATATACATACTCGGCACCCAGACCATAGTTGATTTCCTCCAACTCTTCCTTGAAACCGCCAGGGGCATCGCTGAAACTCTTGAAGATACCGCTGATGCCCGAAATATCATCATACTCACGATGCACACGGTCTTCATATTCTGAATTGTCCTCACCCTCTTCCTGCTTCGGAACGGTAGGCACCAGATACTTGCTGGCATCGGCTGCCAGGGTGATGCGGTTGTACTCGTCGATAGGAATCATCAGCGAAGCACCCAGACGCATGTTGGCTGGCAGGAACTCGCCATACTCCTTGCCGCTGAAGGTAATCTTACTACCGATGTTAGAAATATTCAAGCCCAACCCCAACTGGCATTCGCGCTGGCCAATGACCACATAGTTCTGGTAATAGGCGGCGATATCGGCTGCGAAAGCGGAGGCAGGCGAATTATCTTCGGTATAATCGAAGCGCATATCGGAATAGATCCAGCGGATGGCAGCAGCAAGAGAGAACTTCTCGCTGAGCATCAGAGAATAAGCCACATCGACCGACATCTCGTAAGGATTGATGGTCATACCCGTGCCACTCTCGGCACCTTCCTGACTGGTAAACACTTCGCCCATATTGAAATAACGGAGCGATGCAGATACGGCGCTATAATCGCCAATGCGGTAATAGCCAGAGAGATAGGCGAGATTCATATCATTGACCAGCGAACGCAGCCAAGGAGTGAAGCTGAGCGAAACACCGGCACGCGAAATGGTGAAAGGATATTTTGCCGGGTTCCAGTACTGGGAGTTGACATCAGGGTCGGTAGCCGCACCGATATCTCCCAAACCGCCACCACGGGCATCAGGAGCTATGGTTTGCGAAATGACTGCATAGTTCACAGGATTGAAGAGGTCTTTCTTATCCTGCGCCTTCACTTCTGATGCCATCAGAACGAGACATCCCAGGATGAATATCTTATAGATTCTTTTCATTGCCATTGTAAATATATTTTTTATTTGATAATGATGAGTTTCTTGACTTTAGAGGTGTAGCTGCTGCCATCGCTCGCCACCTTGACGCGATAGAGATATACGCCGGTGCCCAGAGGGGTGCCGCTATCGGAGGTGAGGTCCCAGCTTACGGTATAGCTGCCCGAGGTAGGTACACCGCTTTCGGAATGGCGCCAATGCTGTCTGCCCGATGAATCGAACACTTCTACCACCACGTCCATATCGCTCTCTGTGCGGTCGTGACTGATGATGAAGGTGGTGGAAGTCTTAGCCGGATTGGCGGTTACGCCCACATCGAAGAGCGCCGGACTCAGTGCCTTCACCACATTGAAGCGGAGCTTCACCGTAGAACTGTTGTTCTGGATATCCCAGGCTCGGAAGGTGAGTTCGTGCTTGCCCGGTTCCAGTTGCGGTATGCTGTAATAGGTAGAACCGCTGGTATAGGTTCCGAAATCGTAGGTGAAATTGCTGTTCAGCACATAGGTCTTCGACATATCGCCATCTATCACCAGCTGCAGGTCGTGGCCGATACCGCTTCCGGCAGCATTGATTCCGTCCTTATCGGTTATCTTTGCCACAAAGAACGGAGTGGTGTTGACTTTGCCGCCATCTACGAAGGAAGGCGAATTGAGATAGCAATAGATGGAAGGACCGATGGAATCGTTCTTCATCTCCTCGCTCTCGCCTACCGTAAACTGCTCGCTGGAGCCGTGGGCGGAGAGGGTCTTGGAGGTATTCACCGCATAGAGGTTGACCAGACCGCTCTGGTTGGAATAATTGATATCCAGCGGAACGGCAAAGGAGAAGGCAAACTTGCCGCCTCTTACGCTATCGGTGCCCTGATACAGGGTCTTGGTTCTGTCTTTGTATTCGAAAGCCTTCTCGGCGCCATCCTTGCCGGTATCGTTCAGGCGACAGGTAACCGTTTCCTTGGAATCTCTTACGGTAGCGGTGATGACGCCACGGAAGTCGTCTGCTCCCTCGATATGACCTGCCATGCGGGCGATAGAGCCTGCCTTCAGCATCGGCAGGGTTGCGGCTCCGGCAACAGGAATGCCATTGATGGAATCTACCACAATCTGATGCATAGGCAGATTGAGTGCAAGAGCAGGGTCGCCCAGAAGGGAATAATGGAGATGGTTCACCGTGACATCGGAGCCGGAAGTTGGTCCGTTGCCACTCACCAGGTCGTTCTGCGCCAGTCGGTGCGCCTCGCCTATCGTAATAGGCTTACCGTCTACCAGACTGAGCACTCTGTGGATGAAGGCACGGTTGATATGTCTGTTATACTGGGCGTAAACGGTACGGGTGGTGCCATAGAAAGCTACTGCGCCGCCTTTATCGTTGAGCAGCGCATATTCGCCGATGTTGGCTTCGAGCCCGTCGAACGGCATGATATCGCAGGAGGCGGTTACCCAGAGCGGCAGGTTGGTATTGCGGAAATCGGCAAAATCGGTGAGTTTCAGAACTGATTCGTGCGACATCTGTGTAGGATCGCCATGTCCGGCATAATCCATGATGAGGGCTCCCGCAGCCTGCTGCTGTTTGATAATCCGCGTTGCTTCGGGATAGGTATTGCCCGAAGAGGAGGTTTCGCGGGTATAGGCATCCCACATCACTTTCTTGACGAGATAGGCGGGATAGGTGGTGAGCACATCATTTGCCACATCATCGGCATCCTGCATGTGGAGGTTTCCGTTTCCGTCATCGCCCATAAACATCAGGGTGTTCTGCCAGGCACCTACATTGGCATTCTGAGCATAACTGATGGTCTTGTCTACCAGCACCTGGGCTTCTTCTGCATAAGTTACCGGGAAGCGGCCTACGGCTACATCCTGCAGCTCACGGTTAGGATACAGTCCGGCTCCCTCGCCGAGCATGCCGAACCAGCTGTCGCTGACGAAGCAGGAAACGGCACTGAAGGAGTTTTCACTCTCAAAGCACAGCAGATAATCGTCTGGATTCAGGGTTCTGCAACCGGAGGTAAGCATGCGGTTATCCCATACGCAGTCGCCGAAGAGCAGGAGATATTTCGGCATATCTGCCTCGCTCTGCGCCTTATCAGAAAGCATGCGCAGGTAGCGGCGGTAGGCGTTGGCATCGGGGGTACCGCTAGAAAATTCGTTATAGAGTTCATCGGCAGGCACGATGGTAACGCGCAGTCCGTCGTGCTGTTCATGAAATTTTTTCAGCCGCTGTGCCTGTTTCAGCAGTTTCTGTGAGGTCGGGATGATGATGACCATATCGGCTGCTCCATCGGCATGATGATTCTGGTTGGTGATGCCGTAGACATACTGGGCAGCCGGAATCTTTCCACCGGCGGCCAGGTTCGCAGCGGTAAAGGCACAGCTTCCAGGCTCTGCCCACGTTACGGAGATATAATCGAGGCGGATGGAAGCACCTGATAAGACCTTGATAGAGATGGTATCCTTATCCTGGAAATCGGAAATGGGATAAGTGGCAACCTTCTCTGTAGCCTTGAGGTAAGCTATATCCTCCGTAGGATTGTCATTCTTGAGAGAAAGGGTGATTTCGCCCAAAACCTTACCATTCTTCAGTATCTGAGCCTTGCTGTCTGTGGCGGTAGTCAGGGCTACGGAGAGTTTGCCTTCCGCAGAACCGGTGGTATTCGTGATCACCACTTTCTTCTCATCGCCCACCTTCAGTTCTTCTGCATCGAAGAGGTTTCTGCCGCCATGATAGTAGCTGTAACCATCTGACTCGTAGAGGGAATGATAATCGTATGGCTGCGGATAATGGGAAGAGACAAAGGTGGCAGAATCCTGCACCAGTGGCTC
This window encodes:
- a CDS encoding HU family DNA-binding protein gives rise to the protein MEVKGTLKYRKVQRTPQTGENAGKKKWYATSVTDREVDFEGFVSHISDHGSPYSRGTIHGVLMDALDHLQELILDGKSVRLSDLGLFSIGMSSKAEDTKEKVTAASVEGVHLIVRNTKSWSNTELRKKCKIQEYGGYIGTDGEGTTGGGTTGGGTEQGGGSDTSQGGSGTTGGGTEQGGDGLE
- a CDS encoding smalltalk protein; the encoded protein is MMKANTWKTILQIAISFLTAIATTLGVTSCTL
- a CDS encoding glycosyltransferase family 2 protein, with amino-acid sequence MIKFTVVTCTYNAEKELQRTLDSVQRQTYCNIEHIIMDGGSRDRTLQLVKAYQHRNAVGESSHEIVVISEPDKGLYDAMNKSIDRATGDYLVFMNAGDTFPTADTLEYVEGCVGEGELLPGVLYGDTDIVDEMGHFLRHRRLAPPKKLTWRSFIWGMLVCHQSFYARTDIAREIHYDLHYRYSADVDWCIRIMRESSRRKLPLRNVHAVLTHFLDGGMTTQNHKASLKERFQVMRTHYGLLPTLAVHAWFVIRGAVKR
- a CDS encoding glycosyltransferase family 4 protein, producing MRVLIVNTSEKTGGAAVAANRLMDALNNNGVKAKMLVRDKETEDITVVSLPRSLRLQWNFLWERWCVFWHLHFSRQRLWEVDMATSGTDITRLREFQEADVIHLSWINQGMLSLKNIRKIIRSGKPVVWTMHDLWPATGICHYARGCNRYASACGNCPLLPNKGSKNDLSAKIFRRKKELYHRGAISFVTCSRWLERQAKGSGLFVGQRITNIPNPIDTHVFCPQNQAEARLRAGLPADKHIILFVSQRVTDGRKGMRYFIEAIDRLVARYPEMKENTAIAILGGHSEEVNLTLPSYSLGYVSDEKQIVAIYNSADAFVLPSLEDNLPNTIMESMACGVPSIGFRVGGIPEMIDHQQNGYVANYRDTEDLASGIHWVLEEADRAALKQACLQKVAQNYSQHAVALKYIEVYNEAMAYKNYKL
- a CDS encoding IS110 family transposase; translation: MDKELYFGVDVSKKTLDLAYYDGETIDWKNAHIKVSNDDAGFKKIGSWVAKVGKDFDTFLFCMEYTGLYNQNFRLWLESKEYIYGMVEPRKMHRFEPDLDDDQRSLDRIKTDELDAFRIAIYCEQNHKKILRNPSKLPSPVYFKLKRLLAERKQNTKQSTLYKQQLHDISAYDTDLSVERKKLLLKNMQENQKAIDKEIDSYMNEDTSIRKNYNLLTSIPGIGRIIALETIVLTENFTAISNPRKYACYIGIAPFKKESGTSVRKKTGVSKKGFSEAKADLSIAVLSAIRNNPSIRDYWIRKRKEKCGGIVLNAVKFKLVLRMFAVIKRGTPYVETDAYKN
- a CDS encoding IS110 family transposase; protein product: MKNKSFIGIDISKNVIDVSIFCEETPIKDFSHDVFNNSRKGFGEMCTWLKKNHVVLSNSLFGMEFTGSYSMELEKFLNTRNYQFCMLSTHVVKHYPMGPKDKSDKIDSAKIADFLYRYNGTECVKPYNMPDKTMQRLKALMNERKFLVEQRTCFMNRRQLCITKEDAQLYDGYIKKFSRDIENIELEEQKLLATDDSLLSTYKNLLTIPGIGFVNAINVIVITRNFTAFETARQYASYVGVAPHFRTSGTSVKWRPRPSARCDGQAKADLSMAATVVVQYDAELQSFYNRKLGGKQDSDTKRKALNAVKFKLVLRMFAIGKQNRKWEPLDSKSSNEKLAIS
- the ispF gene encoding 2-C-methyl-D-erythritol 2,4-cyclodiphosphate synthase, which translates into the protein MNIRVGFGYDVHKLVENRDLWLGGIKIDYELGLLGHSDADVLIHAICDALLGAANMRDIGYHFPDTAAETLNVDSKILLCKTMELIATKGYTLGNIDATVCAERPKLNPHVPAMKACLAEVMGVDEDQISIKATTTEKLGFTGRMEGISAYATVLIQKG
- the porV gene encoding type IX secretion system outer membrane channel protein PorV, producing MKRIYKIFILGCLVLMASEVKAQDKKDLFNPVNYAVISQTIAPDARGGGLGDIGAATDPDVNSQYWNPAKYPFTISRAGVSLSFTPWLRSLVNDMNLAYLSGYYRIGDYSAVSASLRYFNMGEVFTSQEGAESGTGMTINPYEMSVDVAYSLMLSEKFSLAAAIRWIYSDMRFDYTEDNSPASAFAADIAAYYQNYVVIGQRECQLGLGLNISNIGSKITFSGKEYGEFLPANMRLGASLMIPIDEYNRITLAADASKYLVPTVPKQEEGEDNSEYEDRVHREYDDISGISGIFKSFSDAPGGFKEELEEINYGLGAEYVYNDKFALRAGYHHESQSKGNRKYFTVGAGFKMNVFSLDAAYVVATAKSNPLDQTLRFTLSFDMDGLKDLFKR
- the porU gene encoding type IX secretion system sortase PorU; this translates as MNTTKVWKYMLLACLLMLVAPAQAQRFFNLTSSEVRVDSVLPRFVYSIPLTGAYRDSVYTVSLKYGEYIDMTASDIANYNRLSGAVPPEQVFPQQRVTECRKQGVLQIDFSPVVFRNNRHQLLVSFMLQVDARPLKRSERSSRGSLLAKGKVSAFASSDALRSATSLYASHSVLASGRWAKIRVSETGFHQLTEQVVRQAGFSDISKVKIYGYGGNLQNEALLAGELQATDDLQEVPQCIVGGKHYFYAEGPVSWKSETALQRIRNPYSDYGYYFITQTDGEPLVQDSATFVSSHYPQPYDYHSLYESDGYSYYHGGRNLFDAEELKVGDEKKVVITNTTGSAEGKLSVALTTATDSKAQILKNGKVLGEITLSLKNDNPTEDIAYLKATEKVATYPISDFQDKDTISIKVLSGASIRLDYISVTWAEPGSCAFTAANLAAGGKIPAAQYVYGITNQNHHADGAADMVIIIPTSQKLLKQAQRLKKFHEQHDGLRVTIVPADELYNEFSSGTPDANAYRRYLRMLSDKAQSEADMPKYLLLFGDCVWDNRMLTSGCRTLNPDDYLLCFESENSFSAVSCFVSDSWFGMLGEGAGLYPNRELQDVAVGRFPVTYAEEAQVLVDKTISYAQNANVGAWQNTLMFMGDDGNGNLHMQDADDVANDVLTTYPAYLVKKVMWDAYTRETSSSGNTYPEATRIIKQQQAAGALIMDYAGHGDPTQMSHESVLKLTDFADFRNTNLPLWVTASCDIMPFDGLEANIGEYALLNDKGGAVAFYGTTRTVYAQYNRHINRAFIHRVLSLVDGKPITIGEAHRLAQNDLVSGNGPTSGSDVTVNHLHYSLLGDPALALNLPMHQIVVDSINGIPVAGAATLPMLKAGSIARMAGHIEGADDFRGVITATVRDSKETVTCRLNDTGKDGAEKAFEYKDRTKTLYQGTDSVRGGKFAFSFAVPLDINYSNQSGLVNLYAVNTSKTLSAHGSSEQFTVGESEEMKNDSIGPSIYCYLNSPSFVDGGKVNTTPFFVAKITDKDGINAAGSGIGHDLQLVIDGDMSKTYVLNSNFTYDFGTYTSGSTYYSIPQLEPGKHELTFRAWDIQNNSSTVKLRFNVVKALSPALFDVGVTANPAKTSTTFIISHDRTESDMDVVVEVFDSSGRQHWRHSESGVPTSGSYTVSWDLTSDSGTPLGTGVYLYRVKVASDGSSYTSKVKKLIIIK